The Phaeobacter sp. A36a-5a genomic interval GGTGGCATTGGGCAGGCCGGTGTCACCACCGCTCCGTTTGAGGCCTATATCGACGATTGGTTCATGCGCGGCCGCGATGCCGGTCTGGATGCGCTGAGCCTGCGCGCGACCGGGCAGGATTTTCGCTATGATCTCTCTCTCACAGCCAATGGTCCCTTGGTCTTGCAGGGGGATGGCGGCTATTCGGTGAAATCGGCGGATGGACAGGCCAGCTACTATTATTCCCAGCCGCACTATCAGCTGAGCGGCACATTGCAGCTGCCCGGCGGCCCGGTGCAGGTGACCGGAGAAGGCTGGCTGGACCGTGAATGGTCAAGTCAGCCCCTGTCTGAGGATCAGAGCGGCTGGGACTGGTTTTCGCTGCGCTTTGATAGTGGCGAAAAGCTGATGGGGTTTCAGTTGCGGGGCAGCAGCCTGTTCACCTCAGGCACATGGATCGCAGCCGATGGCGCGCCCTCTCCGCTGGAGCCGGGGCATCTTCAGGCGACGCCGCGCGGGCTGACACAGGTTGCCGGTCGCGCGGTCCCAACGGAGTGGAACCTGCGCCTGCCCGAACGCGGCCTCGATATCGAAGTCACCGCGCTGAACCCGCAGGCTTGGATGGCGATGTCCTTTCCCTATTGGGAGGGACCGGTGCGGATCACCGGCAGCCACAGCGGTAAGGGATATCTGGAGATGACAGGTTACGCGCCGCCACCCGACTAAAGGCAGACCGGGCGCATGGGCGACGGAAAAAGGGGCGCCCGATCGGACGCCCCTAAAATAAGGAGATATGCGGCTAGAATGCCTGCGGATCAGCGCACCACATAGACCGAACAGGTGGAATGGCGGATCACCCGCGCCGCATTGGGTCCCAGCAGATAATCCGACAGCTCCGGCTTATGCGCGCCGATCACGATCAGATCGGTTCCCGCCTTGTCCGCGACCTTCAGGATTTCCTGATAGGCTTTGCCGGTGGCCACCAGATGCCGCACCTTGGCGTTGCGTTCGGCGCCGAGGACCTCCTCGCAGAGCTTGCCCAGATGATCTGCGGTTTCCTTTACCGCGCGTTCATGGTGGTGCTCTTCGAAGAACCCCGAGACCCAGCTTTCGCCAAAATCGGGCAGCACATTGACGACATCCAGCTGCGCGCCATCCAGATCGGCCAGTCGGGCCGCCTCTGCCAGCACCTTGCGGTCCGTCGTGTCGCCGTTCAGTTCCAGCGCGCAGAGAACAGATTTACTCATGCCATTGCCTCCTCTTTGCGGGCACGGCCCGTCTGCATCAGGGCAACAAGCCCCAGCAGCAGCAGCGCCGGGATAAAGATCAGCTCCTTGGGCAGCTGATCCGACGGCACCTGCACCGAGGTCAAGGATACCGGGTCATCCAGATAGAAATCAAACCCGTCCAGCATCGGCTGCGCCGGGGTACCGAACATCGGCTCTTCCAGTTTGACAATGCCGTCTTCTTCCAGCGGCAGCAGTCCGAACTGATCGAGGCTTGTCTGCCCGCCCTCTGCGCCGACGGTCAGAACCAAAGTGGTTTCGGTCATCTCGCCAGTGTCGAAATCGGGACCCGCCACTTTCACGCGCACTTCGGTGCCTTCGGGGACATCGTCGAGCGCGGTGACCAGCTCGGCCGGCTCTACCTGCGTGAACGGCGGCTGGATGTAATCCATGAAGAAGCCGGGACGGAAGATTGCAAAGGCAATTGCCACCAGCGCCACGCTTTCATAGATCCGGCTGCGGGTCAGGAAATATCCCATGGTGCCGGCAGTAAAGACAAGGATCGCAATGGTGGCGGTCACCGCAACCAGTATCCCCTCAGCCCAGGTGACATCAATCAGCAGAAGATCGGTGTTGAAGATGAACACAAACGGCAGCGCCACGGTGCGCAGGCTGTAGAAGAACGCGATGAAGCCGGTACGGATCGCATCGCCCCCGGAGACAGCCGCCGCGGCAAAGCTCGCAAGGCCCACAGGCGGTGTCACATCCGCCATGATGCCGAAGTAGAACACAAATAGATGCACCGCGATCAGCGGCACGATCAGACCGGATTGCGCCCCCAGTTCGACCACAACGCCCGCCATCAGCGAGCTGACAACGATGTAGTTCGCCGTCGTGGGCAGACCCATGCCGAGGATCAGGGACAACAGCCCTACCATCACCAGCATCAGGATCAGGTTGCCGCCCGACAGGAACTCAACCAGATCGGCCATGACCTGACCAACACCGGTGAGGGTCACCGTGCCCACGATCACGCCGGCTGTTGCTGTTGCCAGCGCGATGCCGATCATGTTGCGCGCACCATCCACCATGCCGTGCCACAGGTCGTTGAGCCCATCCATGAAGTTGTGCAGCAGGTTGCTCTGCCCGCGGAACAGCGCCTTAAGCGGTTTCTGGGTGAGCAGGATCACGAATAGCAAAGCGGTCGCCCAGAAAGCCGACAGGCCCGGCGATTTCTGTTCGATCATCAGGAAGTAAACCAGCACGATGATCGGCAGCAGGTAATGCAGACCGGCCTTGTAGATCTCGCCAACCTCGGGCAGTTCGATGTCCTTGGCGTTGGGGTCATCGGGTTCAAGGTCGGGAACCTGCGCTGCCATATAGACCAGCGCGACATAGACCAATGCAACCAGACAGGTGATGATCAGGCCGGCTGCACTTGGTGCGACGGCTTCGATCGCATCAACCGGGAATTGGGTGCCATAGCACAGCCCCGCAAACACCAGGAAGAAGCTCAGCATACCCAGCGCCGTGCGCATCAGGTTTACTTCGCGGTTGCCCAGGGTCGGCATCTTCCGCTTTACGGCTTCCAGATGCACGATGTAGATCAGCGCGATATAGGAGATGGTCGCCGGCAGGAACGCATGGGTGATCACCTCGACATAAGAAATGCCGACATATTCCACCATGAGAAACGCAGCCGCGCCCATAACCGGCGGCATGATCTGGCCATTGACAGAGGAGGCAACCTCTACCGAACCGGCCTGCTCCGAGGTGAAGCCAACCCGCTTCATCAGCGGAATGGTGAAGGTACCGGTGGTCACGACATTGGCAATCGAGGAGCCGGAGATCAGACCGGTTGCGGCCGAGCCGACCACCGCCGCCTTTGCCGGGCCACCGCGCAGGTGACCAAGCGCGCCAAAGGCCATCTTGATAAAGTAATTGCCCGCACCCGCCTTATCCAGAAGTGCACCGAACAGCACGAAGAGAAACACGAATTTCGTCGACACCCCCAGCGCGATGCCAAACACACCTTCCGAGGTGATCCACATCTGCTCCATCGCGCGGTCCAGCGATGCGCCTTTCCAGCGGATCACATCGGGGACCAGCTCGGATGAGCCGAAGAAAACATACAGCAGGAACACAGAGGCCACGATTGCCATCGCCGGGCCAAGGGCGCGGCGCGCGCCCTCAAACAGCAGCACAAGACCGATCGCAGCAAAGACCGTGTCGATGTCATCACCTTTGCCACCGGCATTCACGATCTTCTCGTAGAAGATATAGCCATAAAGTGCGGTAAATGTGCCCATCAGCGCCAGGATCCAGTCCTGAACCGGGATCCGGTCCGTCGGGCTGCTCTTCAGCGCGGGATAGGCCGCATAGGCGAGAAAAATGGCAAAAGCCAGATGGATCTGGCGCGCATTGTTTACGACGCTGCCCGGTAGCACGAGATTGGCAACCGGAGAGGCCAGCAGCACCTGAAAGACCGACCAGATGCAGGCCACAATGGCCAGGAACAGCCCTACGCTGCCAATCGGGTTGCGGGCGCCGGAGTCTGATGAGGCAACAAGAGCCTGAAGCTCTTCCTCCGACAGCGGACCTTTGCCCTGTGTTTCACTTGTCATGATGGTTCCCCTCGAAAGCTCGTACCGCTTGGGTGCAGGTACTGCTCCACTTGTTCTTGACACCCCGGTCAGCGGACGTGGAGACCGCAGGTGCAAAACGGGGCGCCATGGCGCCCCGTTCGATCATCGGTCTGGTTATTCAACCCAGCCCTGTTCTTTGTAGTACTTCGCCGCGCCGGGATGCAGCGGTGCGGACAGGCCCGCAGTTGCCATTTCCTCAGGCTTCAGGTTGGCGAAGGCCGGGTGCAGTTTTTTGAAGTCTTCGAAGTTTTCAAAGACCGCTTTTACCACGGTGTAGACCGCCTCGTCCGAGACCTGATCAGAGGTCACGAAGGTCGCGCCAACGCCGAATGTGCTCACATCCGCGTCGGAGCCACGGTACATGCCGCCGGGAATGGTTGCAGTCCGGTAGAAGGAGTTGTCAGCGATCAGCTTTTCAACCGCTTCGCCATCCACGGTCACCAGGACGGAGTCGCAGGCGGTGGTGGCTTCCTGGATCGAGCCGGAGGGGTGGCCAACGGTGTAGACCATGGCGTCGATCTGGTTGTCGCAGAGCGCTGCGGACTGTTCGGCGGCCTTCAGCTCGGTTGCCAGCGCAAAGCTGTCCATGCCCCAGCCTTTGGCTTCCAGCAGCACTTCCATGGTGCCGCGCTGACCGGAACCGGGGTTGCCGATGTTGACGCGCTTGCCCTGGAGGTCGTCGAAATTGGTGATGCCGGCATCGGCACGCGCCACAACGGTAAAGGGCTCCGGGTGAACGGAGAACACGGCACGCAGACCTTCAAAGGCGCCCTGCTCTTCGAATTTGGAGGTGCCGTTATAGGCGTGGTACTGCCAGTCGGACTGCGCCACACCAAATTCCAGCTCACCATCACGGATGGTGTTGATGTTGTAGACGGAGCCACCGGTGGATTCCACGGAGCAGCGGATACCGTGCTCTTTGCGGGTCTTGTTGACCAGACGGCAGATCGCGCCACCGGTCGGGTAGTACACGCCGGTCACACCGCCGGTACCGATTGTGATGAATTCTTCTGCCATCGCGGCAGGTGCCATGAAGGCGGTAGCCACAAGGGCGCTAACGGCCAGCTTGGTGTTGGTCATATGTAGTGTTCTCCCACGTTTTTGTCTTCGAAACCGTAGAGCCGCACACGGCGCGGCTGGGGTCGTTGAACCCTTGGGGACATGTAGACGCCAGGTGTGTTTTGTCGCGCGTTCTGGCAACAATTTCCGGCAGGTCCAGCGGTTAAAGCGTTTCAGGCGCATCAGACCAAGTCAAGGCTTACGATCTGCCCGTGGCCCCGCAGGCACGAGGTTTCAGCGTATCTGATACCAATCCCGGAATATTCCCCCGCATCCACATCCATTGGATTCGGCGCACTGTGGCAGATTGTCACACCCATGCGCAACCCAACTTCGCCATTCAAACCCCTTTGATGGCGATATTTTCTAGAATATTTCTGGAATTGCCGCCGCCATAAAAGACTGGATCCGACACCGCAAGGGGCAAAAGCGTAATACCCTCCCCGTTTATGGGCCCCTGCCACCTAAGCGCGCCCTCGGTCGTTGCCCGGTGCGGTATGTGAACATCACTGCCGATTGTACTTTGCGAGCGTGAGATTTCACGCCTATGTCCGAAACCGGCTGCGATGGCGGCTTGCCGAAGACTGCGCAAGGACGCAAGATACCGCAAAGCGCACCGCCTTGGCCCGCGGCCAGGCATATGCGTCGAGACAGCCCGCAGCGCATTCCATGCCCCGGACATCCGGACCCACCCATCAGCCACCTGCAGCAGGCCAGCAAAAGGACAGTCCCAATGAACTATCACCAACCAACCAGCTTTGCCGAAGCGGCGGAGCTGGCGGCTTCAGCATCGGGGGTTACCCGTGTTCTGGCCGGCGGCACCGATGTGCTGGTGCAGATGCGCGCCGATATCGTCACGCCCGATACGCTGATCGACATCAAGGCGATTGATGGCGTCCGCGACATCCGCAAGGAAAGCGATGGCAGCTGGACCATCGGCGCCGCGGTGGCCGGAGCCGAAATGTCCGAACATGATGACCTGTCGGCCGCATGGCCGGGCGTGGTCGAGGCGATGGACCTGATCGGATCCACCCAGGTGCAGGGCCGGGCCACGCTTGTCGGCAACCTCTGCAATGCCTCCCCTGCCGCCGACAGCGTGCCGGCTATGGTTGCGGCAGGTGCATCGGTCAGCATCACCGGACCTGACGGCAATCGCCGCGCCGCGGTCGTGGATATTCCGGCAGCTCCCGGCAAGATCACGCTGAAGCCCGGCGAGTTGATCACGGCGGTGCATCTGCCGCCCGCCGTACCCGGTCAGGGCGACGCCTATCTGCGGTTTATCCCGCGAACCGAGATGGACATCGCCGTGGTCGGCTGTGGTGTCTGGCTTCGGCTGGAGGGCGACACCGTCGCGGATGCCCGCGTTGCCCTCGGAGCTGTCGCGCCCACGGTACTGCTGGTGCAGGCCTGTGCCGATGCCCTGATCGGCTCCAGGCTGGACGACGCGGCCTTGGGGCGACTGGCCACCGCTGCCTCTGATGCCTGCTCACCGATCACCGACAAACGCGGCACCATTGCCTTTCGCACGCAGGTGGCGGGCGTAATGGCCCGCCGCGCCGCAGAAACCGCCTATGCCCGCGCCAAGGGAGACAAAGCATGAGCACGAAGATCCACGTCTCGGCCACCGTCAACGGCGATGCCGTCGATTACCTCTGCGATCCGCGCGAAACGCTGCTTGATGTGCTGCGCGACCGTTTGAACCTTACCGGTGCCAAGGAAGGCTGCGGCACCGGCGACTGTGGCGCCTGTTCGATCACTCTCAACGGGCGGCTGGTCTGTTCCTGTCTGGTGCTCGGCGTCGAAGCCGCAGGCCAGGAAATCGCCACCGTCGAAGGCATCGCTGCTGGCGAAACACTGCATCCGCTGCAACAGAAGTTCATCGACCACGCCGCGCTGCAATGCGGTATCTGCACGCCGGGCATTCTGGTCGCGGCCAAGGCGCTGCTGGAGAAGAACCCCGACCCCAGCGAGACCGAAGTGCGCTATTGGCTGGCGGGCAATCTGTGCCGCTGTACCGGCTATGACAAGATCATTCGCGCCGTCATGGACGCGGCGGCAGAGATGCGGGAGGCATCATAATGGCTCTGGATCAACGCAAGACCGATTTCACCCAGGTGGGCACCCGTCCCAACCGCCCCGATGGTCTGGACAAGGTCACGGGCAAGGCGCGCTTTGGCGCCGATATCACGGCACCGGGAATGCTCTTCGGGGCCATCCTGCGCAGCCCTCACGCCCATGCCCGGATCAAACATATCGACACCAGCAAGGCCGAGGCGCTGAGCGATGTGAAGGCGATCGTCACCCGTGCCGATTTCTCGGACGCCATCAAACCCGCGCCGGGGCTGGAAGGCGAACAATGGAATGTGCTGGAAAACGTGATGGCGGGCGATACCGCGCTCTATGATGGCCATGCCATCGCGGCTGTGGCGGCCACCTCGGCCCTCGCCGCTCGTGACGCGCTGAAGCTGATCGAGGTCGAGTATGAGGTACTGCCCCATGTGACCGATGTCGATAAGGCGATGGCCAAGGATGCACCGGTGATCCGCGAGGGCGCTGCCGATTACTCTGTGCCGGAGGGGATGCACCCAAACGTGGTGCGCTACCACGAAAGCGGCCATGGCGATGTCGAGGCGGGCTTTGCCAAGGCCGATCTGGTGGTCGAGGAGCATTTCGTCACCGAGGCGACGCATCAGGGCTATATCGAACCCCATGCCTGCCTTGCCCAGCTGGGACAGGACGGCAAGGGTGAACTGTGGTGCTGTACGCAGGGCCACTGGTATGTGCAGAAGAACTGCGCGGCGCTGTTGGGGATTGAGACATCGCAGCTGCGCGTCACCGCCTCGGAAATCGGCGGTGGCTTTGGCGGCAAGACCACGGTGTTCATCGAACCTGTCGCACTGGCCCTGTCGCGCAAGTCCAATCGCCCGGTCAAACTGGTGATGAGCCGCCCCGAGGTGTTCCGCGCCACCGGCCCCACCGCCTCGACCTCCATGGATATCAAGATCGGCATGACCGCTGATGGTATCATTACCGCAGCACAGGGCACCTTCCGCCTACAGGGCGGTGCCTTTCCGGGTGCGCCTGCGGATATGACCGCAATGTGTGCCTTTGCGCCCTATGATCTGAAGAACGTCCAGCAGATTGGCTATGACGTCATGAGCAACCGCCCCAAACAGGCGGCCTATCGCGCGCCCGGCTCGCCGATGGCGGCCTACGCGGTGGAATCCGTGATTGACGAGCTCTGCCGTAAACTGGATCTCGACCCAATCGAAGTGCGCTTGAAAAATGCCGCGCGCGAGGGCACCAAAGCCTCCTACGGGCCAAAGTTCGAACGCATTGGTCTGGTCGAAACGCTCGAGGCTGCCAAGGCGCATCCCCACTACAGTGCCCCGCTGAAGCCCGGTCAGGGGCGCGGGATCTCCTGCGGCTTCTGGTTCAACCATGGTGGCGAAACCTCGGTGTCATTGTCGCTGTCAGAGGATGGCACCTGTCAGATTTCTGTTGGCACGCCCGATATCGGCGGCTCCCGCGCCTCCATGGCGCTGATGGCGGCAGAGGTTCTGGGCATTCCCTATGAGAGCATCCGCGTCACCATCGCCGATACTGCCACGCTTGGTTATAATGACGTCTCCCACGGCAGCCGGGTGACCTATGCCAGCGGCCTTGCCACGATCAAGGCGGCAGAGGATGCCGTGGCCAAGCTCAGCAAACGCGCCGCGGTCAAATGGGGTATCCCCGAGGATGCTGTGAAATGGGAGGACGGCCATGCCGTGCCCTCCGGTCCCAATGCGGGCAACTTCGACCCGATGCCGCTGGCGGAGATTACCCGCGACATGGGCAAGACCGGTGGACCGATCTCCGGCCATTTCGAGGCGACGCCCGAAGGGGCCGGCGTCTCTTTTGCCACCCATATCGTCGATGCGGAGGTGGATCCCGAAACCGGCAAGACCGCTGTGACGCGCTATACGGTCATTCAGGATGCGGGCAAGGCGATCCATCCCACCTATGTCGAAGGTCAGTTTCAGGGCGGTGCCGCACAGGGCATCGGCTGGGCGCTGAATGAGGAATATATCTACGGCGAGGACGGGCGGTTGCAGAATGCAGTATTCCTCGACTATCGGATCCCCGTCGCCTCGGACCTGCCAATGATCGACACGGTGATTGTCGAGGTGCCGAACCCCGGTCATCCCTTCGGCGTGCGCGGTGTCGGCGAAACCTCGATCTGTCCGCCTCTCGCGGCCATCGCCAATGCAGTCTCAGCGGCGGCGGGGGTGCGCTTGCATGCGCTGCCGATGTCGCCACCGCGCATTCTGGCCGCCCTGGAGCAGCAGCGCGCCAAGACGGGCTGAGGCGCCGCAATGGCACCTGAGTACAGCACCACAGGTCAGGGCGCGGGCACACCGCGCCTGACCGTACACCTCTGGTCAGGCCTGCGACGGTTTGCAGATGGGCAGGACGCTGTGGAGGTTCAGGCCACCACAATCGGCGGGATGATCGCAGCGCTCAAATCTGCCTATCCCGCACTTGCACCGGCTCTCGACGCAGGCGTATCCGTTGCCGTGGACGGCCGGATCATTGCTGCCAGTCTTGATGAACCGCTCCGGCCCCAGAATGAAATCTACCTCATGCAGAGGTTGCGCGGCGGCTAGCTGCGCAAGAGGATTGCACTTTACCGCCAATGCGCTAGGACGGCATCAGCGGCGGCGCTGGGCCAGCCATCAACGGAGGACACCGCAGTGAAGGTCAACGGCACACATTATCGCTCGCTCTGGTGGGACGAGGATCAATCGGTTCTGATGATTATCGACCAGCGTTGGCTGCCCCATGAGTTTCGCATTCAGCCGGTTGCAACACTGGATGATTTCGCGACCGCCATCGTCGAGATGCGGGTGCGTGGCGCGCCGTTGATCGGAGCCACCGCCGCCTATGGCATGGCGCTGGCGGCCGAGCTTGATCCTTCGGACGGTGCGCTGGAGGCCGCTTGGGAGCAGCTCAATGCGACCCGCCCCACTGCGATCAACCTGCGCTGGGCGCTAAACCGCTGCATGGAGGTCCTGCGTCCCCTGCCCGAGGATGAGCGTGCTGACGCCGCACTGAAACTGGCCCATGCAATCGCCGATGAGGATGTTGAAATCAACCGGCGCATCGGCACTTACGGGCTGACCCTGATCCGTGGGATCGCACAGAAGAAACCCGCAGGTGAGCCGGTGCGGCTGCTCACCCATTGCAATGCAGGCTGGATCGCCACGGTTGACTGGGGCACCGCCACCAGCCCGATGTATCAGGCCCATGATGCCGGAATTCCGATCCATGTCTGGGTCGATGAGACCCGCCCGCGCAATCAGGGCGCGCTGACCGCCTGGGAACTGGGCAGCCATGGTATTAGCCACAGCTACATCACCGACAATGCCGGCGGTCATCTGATGCAGCACGGACAGGTCGACCTGGTGATCACCGGCACCGACCGCACCACGCGTCAGGGTGATGTCTGCAACAAGATCGGCACCTATCTGAAAGCACTGGCAGCCCATGACAACGGGGTGCCCTTCTATGTCGCCCTGCCCTCGCCGACCATCGACTGGACGGTGACCGATGGCGTTGC includes:
- a CDS encoding lipocalin-like domain-containing protein gives rise to the protein MNVKPALQAIFCGLVAVLVLVIRLAGPAAAQGYAGLGTEVDGFAVPARGTQLVFPRDHGAHPEFRIEWWYLTANLTGDDGRDYGVQWTLFRSALQPGDARSMPTASAWEDPQIWMGHAGLTTPDAHFHAERLARGGIGQAGVTTAPFEAYIDDWFMRGRDAGLDALSLRATGQDFRYDLSLTANGPLVLQGDGGYSVKSADGQASYYYSQPHYQLSGTLQLPGGPVQVTGEGWLDREWSSQPLSEDQSGWDWFSLRFDSGEKLMGFQLRGSSLFTSGTWIAADGAPSPLEPGHLQATPRGLTQVAGRAVPTEWNLRLPERGLDIEVTALNPQAWMAMSFPYWEGPVRITGSHSGKGYLEMTGYAPPPD
- a CDS encoding universal stress protein, which gives rise to MSKSVLCALELNGDTTDRKVLAEAARLADLDGAQLDVVNVLPDFGESWVSGFFEEHHHERAVKETADHLGKLCEEVLGAERNAKVRHLVATGKAYQEILKVADKAGTDLIVIGAHKPELSDYLLGPNAARVIRHSTCSVYVVR
- a CDS encoding TRAP transporter permease, whose amino-acid sequence is MTSETQGKGPLSEEELQALVASSDSGARNPIGSVGLFLAIVACIWSVFQVLLASPVANLVLPGSVVNNARQIHLAFAIFLAYAAYPALKSSPTDRIPVQDWILALMGTFTALYGYIFYEKIVNAGGKGDDIDTVFAAIGLVLLFEGARRALGPAMAIVASVFLLYVFFGSSELVPDVIRWKGASLDRAMEQMWITSEGVFGIALGVSTKFVFLFVLFGALLDKAGAGNYFIKMAFGALGHLRGGPAKAAVVGSAATGLISGSSIANVVTTGTFTIPLMKRVGFTSEQAGSVEVASSVNGQIMPPVMGAAAFLMVEYVGISYVEVITHAFLPATISYIALIYIVHLEAVKRKMPTLGNREVNLMRTALGMLSFFLVFAGLCYGTQFPVDAIEAVAPSAAGLIITCLVALVYVALVYMAAQVPDLEPDDPNAKDIELPEVGEIYKAGLHYLLPIIVLVYFLMIEQKSPGLSAFWATALLFVILLTQKPLKALFRGQSNLLHNFMDGLNDLWHGMVDGARNMIGIALATATAGVIVGTVTLTGVGQVMADLVEFLSGGNLILMLVMVGLLSLILGMGLPTTANYIVVSSLMAGVVVELGAQSGLIVPLIAVHLFVFYFGIMADVTPPVGLASFAAAAVSGGDAIRTGFIAFFYSLRTVALPFVFIFNTDLLLIDVTWAEGILVAVTATIAILVFTAGTMGYFLTRSRIYESVALVAIAFAIFRPGFFMDYIQPPFTQVEPAELVTALDDVPEGTEVRVKVAGPDFDTGEMTETTLVLTVGAEGGQTSLDQFGLLPLEEDGIVKLEEPMFGTPAQPMLDGFDFYLDDPVSLTSVQVPSDQLPKELIFIPALLLLGLVALMQTGRARKEEAMA
- a CDS encoding TAXI family TRAP transporter solute-binding subunit codes for the protein MTNTKLAVSALVATAFMAPAAMAEEFITIGTGGVTGVYYPTGGAICRLVNKTRKEHGIRCSVESTGGSVYNINTIRDGELEFGVAQSDWQYHAYNGTSKFEEQGAFEGLRAVFSVHPEPFTVVARADAGITNFDDLQGKRVNIGNPGSGQRGTMEVLLEAKGWGMDSFALATELKAAEQSAALCDNQIDAMVYTVGHPSGSIQEATTACDSVLVTVDGEAVEKLIADNSFYRTATIPGGMYRGSDADVSTFGVGATFVTSDQVSDEAVYTVVKAVFENFEDFKKLHPAFANLKPEEMATAGLSAPLHPGAAKYYKEQGWVE
- a CDS encoding FAD binding domain-containing protein encodes the protein MNYHQPTSFAEAAELAASASGVTRVLAGGTDVLVQMRADIVTPDTLIDIKAIDGVRDIRKESDGSWTIGAAVAGAEMSEHDDLSAAWPGVVEAMDLIGSTQVQGRATLVGNLCNASPAADSVPAMVAAGASVSITGPDGNRRAAVVDIPAAPGKITLKPGELITAVHLPPAVPGQGDAYLRFIPRTEMDIAVVGCGVWLRLEGDTVADARVALGAVAPTVLLVQACADALIGSRLDDAALGRLATAASDACSPITDKRGTIAFRTQVAGVMARRAAETAYARAKGDKA
- a CDS encoding (2Fe-2S)-binding protein; amino-acid sequence: MSTKIHVSATVNGDAVDYLCDPRETLLDVLRDRLNLTGAKEGCGTGDCGACSITLNGRLVCSCLVLGVEAAGQEIATVEGIAAGETLHPLQQKFIDHAALQCGICTPGILVAAKALLEKNPDPSETEVRYWLAGNLCRCTGYDKIIRAVMDAAAEMREAS
- a CDS encoding xanthine dehydrogenase family protein molybdopterin-binding subunit; protein product: MALDQRKTDFTQVGTRPNRPDGLDKVTGKARFGADITAPGMLFGAILRSPHAHARIKHIDTSKAEALSDVKAIVTRADFSDAIKPAPGLEGEQWNVLENVMAGDTALYDGHAIAAVAATSALAARDALKLIEVEYEVLPHVTDVDKAMAKDAPVIREGAADYSVPEGMHPNVVRYHESGHGDVEAGFAKADLVVEEHFVTEATHQGYIEPHACLAQLGQDGKGELWCCTQGHWYVQKNCAALLGIETSQLRVTASEIGGGFGGKTTVFIEPVALALSRKSNRPVKLVMSRPEVFRATGPTASTSMDIKIGMTADGIITAAQGTFRLQGGAFPGAPADMTAMCAFAPYDLKNVQQIGYDVMSNRPKQAAYRAPGSPMAAYAVESVIDELCRKLDLDPIEVRLKNAAREGTKASYGPKFERIGLVETLEAAKAHPHYSAPLKPGQGRGISCGFWFNHGGETSVSLSLSEDGTCQISVGTPDIGGSRASMALMAAEVLGIPYESIRVTIADTATLGYNDVSHGSRVTYASGLATIKAAEDAVAKLSKRAAVKWGIPEDAVKWEDGHAVPSGPNAGNFDPMPLAEITRDMGKTGGPISGHFEATPEGAGVSFATHIVDAEVDPETGKTAVTRYTVIQDAGKAIHPTYVEGQFQGGAAQGIGWALNEEYIYGEDGRLQNAVFLDYRIPVASDLPMIDTVIVEVPNPGHPFGVRGVGETSICPPLAAIANAVSAAAGVRLHALPMSPPRILAALEQQRAKTG
- a CDS encoding MoaD/ThiS family protein gives rise to the protein MAPEYSTTGQGAGTPRLTVHLWSGLRRFADGQDAVEVQATTIGGMIAALKSAYPALAPALDAGVSVAVDGRIIAASLDEPLRPQNEIYLMQRLRGG
- the mtnA gene encoding S-methyl-5-thioribose-1-phosphate isomerase is translated as MKVNGTHYRSLWWDEDQSVLMIIDQRWLPHEFRIQPVATLDDFATAIVEMRVRGAPLIGATAAYGMALAAELDPSDGALEAAWEQLNATRPTAINLRWALNRCMEVLRPLPEDERADAALKLAHAIADEDVEINRRIGTYGLTLIRGIAQKKPAGEPVRLLTHCNAGWIATVDWGTATSPMYQAHDAGIPIHVWVDETRPRNQGALTAWELGSHGISHSYITDNAGGHLMQHGQVDLVITGTDRTTRQGDVCNKIGTYLKALAAHDNGVPFYVALPSPTIDWTVTDGVAEIPIEDRDSREVSHVQGVLDSGDIGLARVTPDGTVCGNPAFDVTPNRLVTGLITERGICDASADGLAALFPDLVRKAG